A single Campylobacter hyointestinalis subsp. hyointestinalis DNA region contains:
- a CDS encoding autotransporter outer membrane beta-barrel domain-containing protein, producing the protein MNGLIYGGISQSGNANSNTINISGNPTFGVTTILYGGSSDVDNFTGNTLNIRIKDIKVKNIKNFEFINLYLPNDIKANDTILKVNDTITFGGSNTKLNVSAPNSINSNFNIGDSITLISSATSIDTSKLTISNTSFQASSLAHIYNFDITSEAQAINATLNTKADNPAQKALSEPSIGSLAFINQASDLTAGFGMDAMVNSQANLNSSMNSNNSNDNNTNSNNLASFSALNISDIRSNLGSHVDTKGVSILVGISKSIDEEFIYGMFVELGKGNYDSYNSFNTSSVHGSGDSKYYGFGLMSKLDFKDSYYFENSFRVGQIKSDYESEGFDLNSNPSFDSKKMYYGAHLGVGNIIKLNTISNLDIYTKILYTRTSSENINIDSNDFKFASVNSIRSKTRARYNYELNQNSNLYAGIAYEYEFDSKVKAKNLSTNYDIDAPTLKGSTGILEVGYKVLNTKGFNIDLNLQGLSGKKEGVSGGIGVEWRL; encoded by the coding sequence ATGAATGGTTTGATTTACGGCGGTATTAGTCAATCAGGTAACGCAAATTCAAACACCATAAACATCTCAGGAAATCCTACTTTTGGAGTAACTACTATACTTTATGGTGGAAGTTCAGATGTCGATAACTTTACAGGCAATACTCTAAACATTCGCATTAAAGATATAAAAGTAAAGAATATAAAAAACTTTGAGTTTATAAATTTATATCTACCAAATGATATCAAAGCAAACGATACGATTTTAAAAGTAAATGATACTATAACCTTTGGTGGTTCTAACACCAAACTGAACGTATCTGCACCTAATAGCATAAACTCAAATTTCAATATAGGAGATAGTATAACTCTTATATCTAGTGCGACCTCTATAGATACTTCAAAACTAACTATATCTAATACCAGTTTTCAAGCAAGTTCTTTAGCTCATATCTATAACTTTGATATAACTAGTGAAGCTCAAGCTATCAATGCTACACTAAACACTAAAGCAGACAATCCTGCTCAAAAAGCATTATCCGAGCCTAGCATAGGAAGCTTAGCTTTTATAAATCAAGCAAGTGATTTAACTGCTGGATTTGGTATGGATGCTATGGTAAATTCTCAAGCAAATTTAAATAGCAGTATGAATTCAAATAACTCAAACGATAACAATACAAACTCAAACAACCTAGCTTCTTTTTCCGCTCTTAACATAAGTGATATAAGAAGCAACTTAGGAAGCCATGTAGATACTAAAGGAGTTAGTATCTTAGTAGGTATCAGTAAGAGTATAGATGAAGAGTTTATCTATGGTATGTTTGTAGAGCTTGGTAAAGGTAACTATGATAGTTATAATAGCTTTAATACAAGTAGTGTTCACGGTAGTGGAGATAGCAAATACTATGGATTTGGTCTTATGTCAAAGCTGGACTTCAAAGATAGCTATTACTTTGAAAATAGCTTTAGAGTAGGGCAGATAAAGAGTGATTACGAAAGTGAGGGATTTGATCTAAACTCAAATCCAAGCTTTGATTCTAAAAAGATGTATTATGGTGCTCACTTAGGAGTAGGTAATATAATAAAACTAAACACTATATCAAATTTAGATATCTATACAAAGATACTCTATACTAGAACAAGTAGTGAAAATATAAATATAGATAGTAATGATTTTAAATTTGCAAGTGTGAATTCTATCAGATCAAAAACAAGAGCAAGATATAACTATGAGTTAAACCAAAACTCAAATTTATATGCTGGGATCGCTTATGAGTATGAGTTCGACTCTAAAGTAAAAGCTAAAAACTTAAGTACTAACTATGATATAGATGCTCCAACTCTTAAGGGAAGTACTGGCATACTAGAAGTAGGATACAAAGTACTAAATACTAAAGGATTTAATATAGACTTAAATCTTCAAGGCTTAAGCGGTAAAAAAGAAGGAGTCAGTGGAGGTATAGGTGTAGAGTGGAGGTTGTGA
- a CDS encoding NADH-quinone oxidoreductase subunit J family protein — protein sequence MELFLFINFSLLAIVSSLGLLFFKAPIHSALSLIVTLVCIAGLYLLLNAKTLFLIQIVVYAGAIMVLSIFVVMFFNIKSDFLIKRFSKKSLLLAMPIVILFAIFASLVLGLNPELEVANDGFGEIKPLGFYLFSNWALSFEAISVLLTAALIAVVTILKGKNDA from the coding sequence ATGGAGCTATTTTTATTTATAAATTTCTCTTTACTAGCTATTGTAAGTAGCCTTGGTCTGCTATTTTTCAAAGCTCCTATCCATAGTGCTTTAAGCCTTATAGTTACTCTTGTTTGCATAGCAGGACTTTATCTTTTACTAAACGCAAAAACGCTGTTCTTGATACAAATCGTCGTATATGCAGGAGCTATTATGGTCTTAAGCATTTTTGTCGTGATGTTTTTCAACATCAAAAGCGACTTTTTGATAAAAAGATTTTCTAAAAAATCATTACTTCTTGCGATGCCTATCGTAATTTTATTTGCGATATTTGCTAGTTTAGTTTTAGGCTTAAACCCTGAATTAGAAGTAGCAAACGATGGTTTTGGAGAGATAAAACCGCTTGGTTTTTATCTATTTTCAAATTGGGCACTTAGTTTTGAAGCTATATCGGTCTTACTAACTGCAGCTCTCATCGCAGTAGTAACTATCTTAAAAGGTAAAAACGATGCTTGA
- the luxS gene encoding S-ribosylhomocysteine lyase: protein MPLLDSFKVDHTIMDAPGVRLAKTMKTPKGDEISVFDLRFCKPNIEIMSERGTHTLEHLFAGFMREHLNDDKTEIIDISPMGCRTGFYMSVIGVPSWQKVAVAWEESMKDILGVASQSDIPELNIYQCGTCSMHSLDEAKVIAKNVLDKGIKQIDNESIKLDIDKIK, encoded by the coding sequence ATGCCACTTTTAGATAGTTTTAAAGTAGATCATACGATTATGGACGCTCCTGGTGTTCGTTTAGCAAAGACGATGAAAACACCAAAAGGCGATGAGATAAGTGTGTTTGACTTGAGATTTTGCAAGCCTAATATAGAGATAATGAGTGAGCGCGGTACTCATACGCTTGAGCATCTGTTTGCAGGATTTATGAGAGAGCATCTAAACGATGATAAAACAGAGATCATAGATATATCTCCTATGGGCTGTAGAACAGGATTTTATATGAGTGTTATCGGTGTGCCTAGCTGGCAAAAAGTAGCCGTTGCTTGGGAAGAGTCTATGAAAGACATTTTAGGTGTAGCCTCTCAAAGCGATATACCAGAACTAAACATTTATCAGTGCGGAACATGCTCTATGCACTCTTTAGATGAAGCAAAAGTCATAGCAAAAAATGTTTTGGATAAAGGTATAAAACAGATAGATAATGAATCCATAAAGCTTGATATAGATAAGATAAAATGA
- a CDS encoding NADH-quinone oxidoreductase subunit N, which yields MIQLAPFILSLIIILINIFLCVTNISKKASINLNIFFWIITLASFFIVRDSFDDTGLPNLLVGFISLDKFSFGLCVILCVLTLIFLFSSKFSDDERYYKQEFMVLSNLATFGLMAMSLSTELILTLIFLEVASIALYALIAMDSSQKSVESAFKYFVLSSFMGAFYLLGTAFIFGTVGSTQYEKIAARLDSSYLALIGTILVLSMMFFKIAIFGFYRWSIDVYFGARTNLSGYLASAFKLASFAILIKFCFLYQTQNIAFLQNLFAILAILSMFVGNFLTLKEQNVKKILITASIVHSGYIFINLASVNFEISLYPAFFYLGTYAIVVAFAFAILNAVFKDQNVKICDLGGLYKTHPLESFALVVASLSFIGFPYTVGFLGKVFIFGSAVTSSATYLAILGIANTIISVYYYLKIITSIYFKNSTQKTTYSSLGAKILAVFAIAFIVLEGSGFMSVVSFLNLF from the coding sequence ATGATCCAGCTAGCACCTTTTATCCTATCTTTGATAATAATCTTGATAAATATATTTTTATGTGTAACAAACATATCTAAAAAGGCTTCTATAAATTTAAATATCTTTTTTTGGATCATTACTCTAGCTTCTTTTTTTATAGTTAGAGATAGTTTCGATGATACCGGACTACCAAATTTACTAGTAGGCTTCATCTCTTTAGATAAATTTAGCTTTGGCTTGTGCGTAATACTCTGCGTTCTTACTCTAATATTTCTCTTTTCAAGCAAATTTAGCGACGATGAAAGGTATTACAAACAAGAGTTTATGGTACTATCAAATTTAGCTACTTTTGGATTAATGGCGATGAGTCTTAGCACAGAGCTCATACTTACTTTGATATTTTTAGAAGTCGCTTCCATAGCCTTATACGCACTCATAGCGATGGATTCGAGTCAAAAAAGCGTAGAATCGGCTTTTAAATACTTCGTACTTTCATCATTTATGGGGGCTTTTTATCTACTTGGGACGGCTTTTATATTTGGCACGGTAGGCTCAACTCAGTACGAAAAGATAGCCGCTCGTTTAGACTCTAGTTATTTAGCGCTTATCGGTACTATCTTAGTCTTGTCTATGATGTTTTTTAAGATAGCGATATTTGGATTTTATCGTTGGAGCATCGACGTGTATTTTGGAGCGAGAACAAATTTAAGCGGATATCTAGCGTCTGCTTTTAAACTGGCTTCATTTGCTATTTTGATCAAATTTTGCTTTTTATATCAAACTCAAAATATAGCATTTTTACAAAATCTTTTTGCAATCTTGGCGATTTTAAGTATGTTTGTAGGTAACTTTTTAACCTTAAAAGAACAAAACGTTAAAAAGATACTTATAACGGCAAGTATCGTACATAGCGGATATATATTTATAAATTTAGCCTCTGTAAATTTTGAAATTTCACTATATCCAGCATTTTTTTATCTAGGTACTTACGCTATCGTAGTAGCGTTTGCTTTTGCTATCTTAAACGCTGTATTTAAAGATCAAAACGTTAAAATTTGCGACTTGGGCGGTCTTTACAAGACTCATCCATTAGAGAGTTTTGCTCTTGTTGTAGCGTCTTTATCTTTTATAGGTTTTCCTTATACCGTCGGATTTTTAGGTAAAGTTTTTATATTTGGTAGCGCAGTGACGAGCTCTGCTACTTATCTAGCAATACTAGGTATCGCAAATACGATAATTTCTGTGTATTATTATCTAAAAATAATTACTTCAATATATTTCAAAAACTCTACGCAAAAAACGACTTATAGCTCACTTGGCGCTAAGATACTAGCCGTTTTTGCCATAGCGTTTATAGTTTTAGAAGGTAGCGGATTTATGAGCGTTGTATCTTTTTTAAATTTATTTTAG
- a CDS encoding NuoI/complex I 23 kDa subunit family protein, whose amino-acid sequence MAIKIKKIERKKMPLLQRLYLPYIFIGMARTLSHFFKNLLNSKNIEFLEYPEQRPSDITPRYRGLHRLLKDEKGALKCVACDMCATACPSNCIFIEAHEIPNSKEKEPIKFDIDLLECVYCGLCVEACPKDAIRMDSGIFTKVGNDRNSFIVDIVTLANTKQGDF is encoded by the coding sequence ATGGCAATTAAAATCAAAAAAATAGAACGAAAGAAAATGCCGCTTTTACAAAGACTTTATCTACCATATATTTTTATCGGTATGGCTAGAACGCTTAGCCATTTTTTTAAGAATTTACTAAATAGTAAAAACATAGAGTTTTTAGAATATCCCGAGCAAAGACCTTCTGATATAACGCCTAGATACAGAGGACTTCACAGATTGCTAAAAGATGAAAAAGGAGCTTTAAAATGTGTAGCTTGTGATATGTGTGCCACTGCTTGTCCGTCAAACTGCATATTTATAGAAGCCCATGAGATACCAAATTCAAAAGAAAAAGAGCCTATTAAATTTGATATAGACTTGCTAGAGTGCGTATATTGCGGACTTTGTGTAGAGGCTTGTCCAAAAGATGCCATAAGAATGGATAGCGGAATTTTCACAAAAGTAGGAAATGATAGAAACTCATTTATAGTCGATATAGTCACTTTAGCAAACACAAAACAAGGAGATTTTTAA
- a CDS encoding complex I subunit 4 family protein, with amino-acid sequence MIEVILSHILSFMIFLPLIIGLFIVLFCNDKFGKTLAFVTSLTILALGFYIFLNFIPNGGMQFVDNFNIVNIYGINYGVGIDGINLLILLIVSCAFPPLFFLVDFDKKGYWANLLFMESAFLAVISATDLIFFYAGWEMMLIPIFIFIGIYGKKEDRNVAAMDMIYYAIFGSMIMLYAIIYIGVAHFKEFGFFSFALNDLVKTNFTPSIEATLFFCFMLAFAIKVPLFPFHGWLKDAYTKSPTTATFMLSVIASKVAIFAILRFVLPLFSFSYSNFAWIFVGLGLFSMLYFGVAAIKTKDFKTILAYASTSHLGLIMAGVFSLDVEGFVGSMYQVIAHAITSGIMFLLVGLISKELLTRNVDKLGGIAIKAPIFALFFAIAMISSVGLPGTIGFIGELLIIFGLFKSNLLYGVIATTSIIISAVYMFIVYRKAILQSVNETTAVFRDLSKKQIIAFLAPIVMIFVLGLYSKPFISKIEPTMQAHYEQFVKPYLKEQK; translated from the coding sequence ATGATAGAAGTTATACTTTCTCATATACTTAGTTTTATGATATTTTTACCACTTATCATAGGACTTTTTATAGTGTTATTTTGCAATGACAAATTCGGCAAAACGCTAGCGTTTGTGACTAGCTTAACTATACTTGCTCTTGGATTTTATATTTTTTTAAATTTCATTCCAAACGGCGGTATGCAGTTTGTAGATAACTTTAATATAGTAAATATTTATGGTATAAACTACGGCGTTGGTATCGACGGTATAAATTTACTTATACTACTTATAGTTTCTTGTGCGTTTCCACCGCTATTTTTTTTAGTAGATTTTGATAAAAAAGGATACTGGGCGAATTTATTATTTATGGAATCTGCATTTTTAGCAGTTATTAGCGCTACTGATCTTATCTTTTTTTATGCAGGCTGGGAAATGATGCTTATACCGATATTTATCTTTATAGGAATTTATGGTAAAAAAGAAGATAGAAATGTAGCTGCTATGGATATGATATACTACGCCATATTTGGCTCTATGATTATGCTTTATGCTATCATCTATATAGGCGTTGCTCATTTTAAAGAGTTTGGGTTTTTCAGTTTTGCCCTTAATGATCTAGTCAAAACAAACTTTACACCTAGCATAGAAGCAACCCTGTTTTTTTGCTTTATGCTTGCTTTTGCTATCAAAGTTCCACTATTTCCGTTTCATGGATGGCTAAAAGATGCTTATACGAAGTCACCTACCACCGCTACGTTTATGCTATCGGTTATCGCATCAAAAGTCGCTATTTTCGCGATACTTCGTTTTGTATTGCCACTATTTAGCTTTTCATATTCAAATTTTGCTTGGATTTTTGTAGGTTTAGGGCTATTTTCGATGCTGTATTTTGGCGTAGCTGCTATAAAAACCAAAGATTTTAAAACGATCCTTGCTTACGCTTCTACTTCACACTTAGGACTTATTATGGCCGGAGTTTTCTCTTTGGATGTAGAGGGTTTTGTAGGCTCGATGTATCAAGTTATCGCTCACGCTATCACAAGCGGAATTATGTTTTTACTAGTAGGACTCATAAGTAAAGAGCTACTAACTAGAAACGTAGATAAGCTAGGGGGCATAGCGATAAAAGCGCCGATCTTTGCACTATTTTTTGCCATAGCTATGATCTCAAGCGTAGGACTACCAGGAACCATAGGCTTTATAGGAGAGCTTCTTATCATTTTTGGACTTTTCAAGTCAAATTTACTTTATGGTGTGATAGCAACCACTTCTATCATCATAAGTGCCGTTTATATGTTCATCGTCTATCGTAAAGCTATCTTACAAAGCGTAAATGAAACGACTGCGGTATTTAGAGATCTAAGCAAAAAGCAGATCATCGCATTTTTAGCGCCTATAGTTATGATCTTTGTTTTAGGACTTTACTCAAAACCGTTTATCTCAAAGATAGAACCTACTATGCAAGCGCACTATGAACAGTTTGTAAAACCATACTTAAAGGAGCAAAAATGA
- the nuoL gene encoding NADH-quinone oxidoreductase subunit L gives MLINIVVLAPFIGSAVLGIAYLNRVNLKITQNTFAALGMSAPLISLICMGIILFDGGASKSVNLSVFNWISAGSFEINIGFYLDKLSVIMGFFVLFLATLIHFYSIGYMDKDPGFGKFFSYVNLFLGSMLVLVLANSPIFMFVGWEGVGVCSYLLISFYFDGKDNVKAGNKAFILNRIGDFGFVIGLVTLYIAVGISGFDYDSLASNISLISPNLAIFIGSCFICGALAKSAQIPLYTWLPDAMAGPTPISALIHAATMVTAGVYMVIRFDFLYENLSSVLEVLALIGVFSALFAAVIATKATDIKKILAYSTMSQLGYMFAALSYASGASLFHLFTHGFFKALLFLGAGSVIIALHHEQNIFKMGSLRKNRVLFYPILIGSLAISGIFPFSGFFSKDAIILNAFLSGHYLIGAILLFVAGLTSYYVFRLFFLVFYSKNVAPKAHKVPSIMTFVNIVLSFLALFGGVLMLALELPHVSLMAEIIAGVISLSVSFLGIFIAYKKFFYYENKNEQESKFEIIVANKFYIDEIYDALFVRTFASASKFITGVLDKAFYSAVLNLALAFKFTSKIYTKFTQTGLTNSYAFYMVLWICIIVIYIKVDL, from the coding sequence ATGCTAATTAATATCGTAGTTTTAGCTCCGTTTATCGGTAGTGCAGTATTAGGCATAGCTTATTTAAATAGAGTAAATTTAAAAATCACGCAAAATACATTTGCAGCTCTTGGTATGAGCGCACCTTTGATCAGCTTAATTTGTATGGGTATTATTTTATTTGATGGCGGAGCTAGTAAATCAGTAAATTTAAGCGTATTTAACTGGATAAGCGCAGGCAGTTTTGAGATAAATATAGGATTTTATCTTGATAAGCTTAGCGTTATTATGGGCTTTTTCGTGCTTTTTTTAGCCACTCTTATACATTTTTATTCTATAGGATATATGGATAAAGATCCTGGATTTGGTAAGTTCTTTTCTTATGTGAATCTATTTTTAGGAAGTATGCTCGTGCTAGTTTTAGCCAACTCTCCTATTTTTATGTTTGTCGGTTGGGAAGGCGTAGGCGTTTGTTCATACTTGCTTATATCTTTTTATTTTGATGGAAAAGATAACGTAAAAGCTGGAAATAAAGCTTTTATACTAAACCGCATAGGAGACTTCGGCTTTGTAATAGGACTAGTCACTTTATATATAGCTGTTGGAATAAGTGGATTTGACTATGATAGTTTAGCATCAAACATATCTTTGATATCACCGAATTTAGCTATATTTATCGGATCTTGCTTCATCTGTGGAGCTTTAGCAAAATCAGCACAAATTCCTCTTTACACTTGGCTACCTGACGCGATGGCTGGACCAACTCCGATATCGGCTCTAATTCACGCAGCTACTATGGTAACTGCTGGCGTTTATATGGTTATACGTTTTGACTTTTTATATGAGAATTTAAGTAGTGTTTTAGAAGTTTTAGCACTCATCGGTGTTTTTAGCGCACTTTTTGCAGCCGTGATAGCTACAAAAGCAACCGATATCAAAAAAATTCTAGCATACTCGACTATGAGCCAACTAGGATATATGTTTGCAGCCCTTAGCTATGCTAGTGGTGCATCACTATTTCACCTTTTTACTCACGGATTTTTCAAAGCGCTTTTATTTTTAGGGGCTGGTTCGGTTATCATCGCGCTTCATCACGAACAAAATATATTTAAAATGGGCTCTTTACGTAAAAATAGGGTTTTATTTTATCCTATACTTATCGGCTCTCTTGCAATAAGCGGAATTTTCCCATTTTCTGGATTTTTCTCAAAAGACGCCATTATACTAAACGCCTTTTTATCAGGACATTATCTTATAGGCGCAATCTTGCTTTTTGTAGCTGGGCTAACTTCGTATTACGTTTTTAGACTATTTTTCTTGGTATTTTACTCTAAAAATGTAGCACCTAAAGCACATAAAGTGCCGTCTATTATGACTTTCGTAAATATTGTTTTATCTTTTTTGGCGCTCTTTGGTGGAGTGCTTATGCTAGCTCTTGAGCTACCTCACGTTAGCCTTATGGCAGAGATCATAGCAGGAGTTATTAGCTTAAGTGTGTCATTTTTGGGAATTTTTATAGCGTATAAAAAGTTCTTTTACTATGAAAATAAAAACGAGCAAGAGAGTAAATTTGAAATCATAGTCGCAAATAAATTTTATATCGACGAGATTTATGATGCGCTCTTTGTGCGTACTTTTGCTAGTGCTAGTAAATTTATCACAGGAGTATTAGATAAAGCGTTTTATAGCGCCGTTTTAAATTTAGCTTTAGCATTTAAATTTACAAGCAAGATCTACACCAAATTTACACAAACCGGACTTACAAATAGCTACGCGTTTTATATGGTTTTATGGATCTGCATCATCGTCATTTATATAAAGGTTGATCTATGA
- the nuoK gene encoding NADH-quinone oxidoreductase subunit NuoK — MLDLYLLVALILFFIGMLGVVLRKNIFTIFMSVELMLNAVALIFAAFARANLNLDGQVIVLLIIAIAAAEASFGLALIVLMYKQKRNLNIENYNELKDNDAN, encoded by the coding sequence ATGCTTGATCTATATCTATTAGTTGCTTTGATACTATTTTTTATAGGAATGCTTGGGGTAGTTCTTAGAAAAAATATCTTTACTATTTTTATGTCAGTTGAACTTATGCTAAATGCAGTCGCACTCATCTTTGCTGCTTTTGCTAGAGCAAATTTAAATCTTGATGGGCAAGTCATCGTTTTACTTATCATAGCTATAGCCGCAGCTGAAGCTAGTTTTGGTTTAGCTCTTATCGTTTTGATGTATAAGCAAAAACGCAATCTAAATATAGAAAATTACAACGAATTAAAGGATAACGATGCTAATTAA
- a CDS encoding fumarate reductase flavoprotein subunit — MNVKYYDALVIGGGLAGLRAAVAAGEKGLSTVVLSLCPVKRSHSAAAQGGMQASLGNSKMSEGDNEDVHFADTVKGSDWGCDQEVARMFVQTAPKAIRELASWGVPWTRITKGKRSAIINAQKTTIDEKEEVHGLIHSRDFGGTKKWRTCFTADATGHTMLFGVANEALKHNVEVHDRKEAIALIHENNRCYGAIVRDLVTGEITAYVAKGTLIATGGYGRIYKHTTNAVICEGIGAAIALETGVAKLGNMEAVQFHPTPIVPSGILLTEGCRGDGGLLRDVDGYRFMPDYEPEKKELASRDVVSRRIMEHIRNGKGVKSPYGEHVWLDISILGREHIEKNLRDVQEICQIFNGIDPADEGPKGWAPILPMQHYSMGGIRVKPTGESQTLKGLFSCGEAACWDMHGFNRLGGNSVAETVVSGMIVGDYFADYCQNNEVDIKTQTLEKFVNKTESYLKELLNKDGKYNVFEIKNKMKDIMWEHVAIFRTGDGLAKAVKELEELYKESTNVKLSNKELFGNPELEEAYRVPMMLKLALCVAYGALLRTESRGAHYREDYPKRDDLNWCKRTLTSWKEGDTMPTVEYEELDIMKMEMPPAFRGYGAKGNIIENPLSAKRQEEVDSLRAKLEAEGKSRHEIQEALMHYELQPKYKALNERAGIGYE, encoded by the coding sequence ATGAATGTAAAATATTATGATGCATTAGTAATAGGCGGTGGTTTAGCTGGTCTTAGAGCGGCAGTTGCTGCTGGAGAAAAAGGACTTAGTACGGTAGTTTTAAGTCTTTGTCCTGTAAAAAGAAGTCACTCAGCAGCAGCGCAAGGCGGTATGCAAGCAAGTCTTGGTAACTCAAAAATGAGTGAGGGCGATAATGAAGACGTTCACTTTGCAGATACTGTAAAAGGTAGCGACTGGGGTTGCGATCAAGAAGTAGCTAGAATGTTTGTTCAAACTGCTCCAAAAGCTATACGTGAGCTAGCAAGCTGGGGCGTGCCTTGGACTCGTATAACAAAAGGTAAAAGAAGCGCTATCATAAACGCACAAAAAACAACTATAGATGAAAAAGAAGAAGTCCACGGACTTATCCATAGTCGTGACTTTGGTGGTACGAAAAAATGGAGAACATGCTTTACTGCTGATGCTACTGGACATACAATGTTATTTGGCGTTGCAAATGAAGCTTTAAAACACAATGTTGAAGTTCATGATAGAAAAGAAGCTATAGCTCTTATCCACGAAAATAACCGTTGTTATGGCGCTATAGTTCGTGATCTTGTGACAGGAGAGATAACTGCTTATGTCGCAAAAGGAACTCTTATAGCAACAGGCGGTTATGGTAGAATTTATAAACATACTACAAACGCAGTCATCTGCGAGGGTATCGGCGCTGCTATCGCTCTTGAAACAGGTGTAGCAAAACTAGGAAATATGGAAGCAGTTCAGTTCCACCCAACTCCTATCGTACCATCTGGTATCCTTTTAACTGAAGGTTGTAGAGGCGATGGCGGACTACTAAGAGATGTCGATGGATATCGCTTTATGCCTGATTATGAGCCTGAGAAAAAAGAACTTGCTAGCCGTGATGTTGTTAGCCGTCGTATAATGGAACACATCAGAAACGGTAAAGGCGTAAAAAGCCCTTATGGTGAACACGTATGGTTGGATATCAGTATACTTGGACGTGAACATATCGAGAAAAACTTACGTGACGTTCAAGAAATTTGCCAAATTTTCAACGGTATAGATCCTGCTGATGAAGGTCCAAAAGGCTGGGCTCCGATCCTTCCTATGCAACACTACTCTATGGGCGGTATCCGCGTAAAACCAACTGGTGAGAGCCAAACTCTAAAAGGTCTATTTAGTTGTGGCGAAGCAGCTTGCTGGGATATGCACGGATTTAACAGACTTGGTGGAAACAGCGTTGCAGAGACTGTAGTTAGCGGTATGATAGTTGGTGATTATTTTGCTGATTATTGTCAAAATAACGAAGTCGATATCAAAACCCAAACTTTGGAAAAATTTGTAAATAAAACAGAAAGCTATCTAAAAGAGCTTTTAAATAAAGACGGAAAATATAACGTATTTGAGATAAAAAACAAAATGAAAGATATAATGTGGGAACACGTTGCTATCTTTAGAACAGGCGATGGACTTGCAAAAGCTGTAAAAGAGCTTGAAGAGCTTTACAAAGAATCAACAAACGTAAAACTAAGCAACAAAGAGCTATTTGGCAATCCTGAGCTTGAAGAAGCTTACCGTGTTCCTATGATGCTTAAACTTGCGCTTTGTGTTGCTTATGGAGCGCTTCTTAGAACTGAGAGTCGTGGTGCACACTATAGAGAAGACTATCCAAAACGTGATGATCTTAACTGGTGTAAAAGAACTCTTACAAGCTGGAAAGAGGGCGACACTATGCCAACAGTCGAGTATGAAGAGCTTGATATCATGAAAATGGAGATGCCACCAGCATTCCGTGGATACGGCGCAAAAGGCAATATCATAGAAAATCCATTATCGGCAAAACGTCAAGAAGAAGTAGATAGCCTAAGAGCAAAACTAGAAGCCGAGGGAAAATCAAGACATGAGATCCAAGAGGCTCTTATGCATTATGAGCTTCAACCAAAATATAAAGCATTAAATGAAAGAGCAGGAATTGGCTATGAGTAG
- a CDS encoding fumarate reductase iron-sulfur subunit, with the protein MSRKIKIRAFKYNPLSKVSKPHFAEYELEETDGMTLFIALNQIREKFDPGLSFDFVCRAGICGSCGMVVNGRPQLACRTLTKDYPSGVIELMPLPAFKLLKDLSVDTGNWMNDMSKRVESWIHTNKETDISKMEEKVDPEAAQETFELDRCIECGICVASCGTALMRPDFIGAVGLNRVARFKVDPLDNRSDEDFYELVGDDNGVFGCMSLLGCEDNCPKHLPLQSKIAYMRRKLATVK; encoded by the coding sequence ATGAGTAGGAAAATAAAAATAAGAGCATTTAAGTACAATCCGCTAAGCAAAGTCAGCAAACCGCACTTTGCTGAGTATGAGCTAGAAGAAACAGATGGTATGACGCTTTTCATCGCGCTTAACCAAATCAGAGAAAAATTTGATCCGGGTCTTAGCTTTGACTTTGTATGTCGTGCAGGTATCTGCGGAAGCTGCGGTATGGTCGTAAACGGTCGCCCTCAGTTAGCTTGTAGAACTCTTACTAAAGACTATCCGAGCGGCGTTATAGAGCTTATGCCTTTACCTGCGTTTAAGTTACTAAAAGATCTTAGTGTCGATACTGGTAACTGGATGAACGATATGAGTAAAAGAGTAGAGAGCTGGATACATACAAACAAAGAAACCGATATCAGCAAAATGGAAGAAAAAGTAGATCCTGAAGCTGCTCAAGAGACATTCGAGCTTGATCGTTGTATCGAGTGTGGTATCTGCGTAGCGAGCTGTGGAACTGCACTTATGAGACCGGATTTTATCGGTGCAGTGGGACTTAACCGCGTAGCTAGATTTAAAGTAGATCCGCTAGATAACAGAAGCGATGAAGACTTCTATGAGCTAGTAGGCGATGACAACGGCGTATTTGGTTGTATGAGCTTACTAGGTTGTGAAGACAACTGTCCTAAACACCTTCCGTTACAAAGCAAGATAGCGTATATGAGACGCAAACTAGCAACCGTAAAATAG